The following proteins come from a genomic window of Aequorivita marisscotiae:
- a CDS encoding GreA/GreB family elongation factor — protein MSRGFVKEGDQEETPIIPPRAALPTSATNYVTPTGMELLQRERKNLEDERATLTTVNEQQRRIELAVINGKLDLLNERIASARILDPASQPKDEVRFGATVTYKISTSPSPQTFQIVGVDEANIANRKIAFVAPIAVALTGHKIGEIVPFKLGTESRALEILAISYT, from the coding sequence ATGAGCAGAGGTTTTGTAAAAGAGGGCGATCAGGAAGAGACCCCTATTATTCCACCACGCGCGGCCTTACCTACAAGCGCTACCAATTATGTTACACCTACCGGAATGGAATTGCTACAGCGCGAACGAAAAAACTTAGAGGACGAACGCGCCACACTTACAACTGTAAACGAGCAACAGCGCCGAATTGAATTAGCTGTAATAAACGGAAAATTAGATTTACTGAACGAACGGATTGCGTCTGCCCGCATTCTAGACCCTGCGAGCCAACCAAAAGACGAAGTCCGATTTGGCGCCACGGTAACGTATAAAATATCTACATCTCCCTCGCCGCAAACTTTTCAAATTGTTGGCGTAGACGAAGCCAATATTGCAAATAGAAAAATTGCATTTGTAGCACCTATTGCGGTGGCTTTAACGGGTCATAAAATTGGCGAAATTGTGCCTTTTAAATTAGGTACCGAGTCTAGAGCCCTCGAAATTTTAGCTATTTCATATACATAA
- a CDS encoding M6 family metalloprotease domain-containing protein yields the protein MKKITQFAMVIAVICCTWQGSAQGAENSAYYPASSNLQRALPTNPTAGPMGIIPISPTEGNEFCAVTHFPYITEIEQPNGQIFRGRILTDDKITYLETIDGYTVMQDPADKYFKYAAQGVDGELYLSNVIVSATNRRTAQEIRTLNSLNTHARYAGEPLRERIISASESRIPSGVSVQSVFPSSGIRKSLLLLIDYPDQLATYTNAEFNNLSNQVGYSVNGQTGSFRDFYLAASYGNLTINTDVSGWYTAANNRATYGVGSLVARNFLNAVPLIREAVDAAEAAGVNFADYDGDNDNNVDVVMVIHSGRGAEESANADDIWSHRWVLAAAGLQVTYDGKQINDYIIQAEKYGPASITNIGVMCHEFGHALGLPDLYDADGGSEGLGNWCLMAGGTWNNNGRTPAHPSVYCKDEMGWMTPTLLTGSGTINNMDYSQSSAEAYRLNTAVGTEYFLIENRQKFIWDAFLPGSGICIYHIDRATGDNTNPARYRVNLEQADGLNNLNNNVNRGDTGDPYPGSSNNTIFNCVSNPNSKTYNGNESSANVYGIVAQAANKMGFNYFTAADFTALPDISVNAGVQTGLGGGTPVGGAYSGPGVTDDGNGSTYSFDPAAAGVGVHTLTYTFSFAGSCADSASDTVEVLPAGVTFTALADLCINAGVQTGLGGGAPAGGTYSGPGVSDDGNGSTYSFNPTTAGVGTHTLTYTQGASSATDNVEVFALDDASFNYGAGSYCVNAADPTPTITGLAGGTFTSTAGLSINAATGTIDVSTSTPGAYNVTYTTAGTCPNSSSVGVTINALDDASFNYSAGSYCISEPDPTPTITGLGGGTFSAGAGLSLNAATGTIDVSTSTPGAYTVTYTTVGPCPNSSNVGVTINTLDDASFNYSAGSYCINGADPTPTITGVAGGAFSSTAGLSINAATGTIDVSASTPGTYTVTYTTTGACANSSTQNVTINTLDDASFNYSAGSYCVSGADPTPTITGVAGGTFTSTAGLSINAATGTIDVSASTLGTYTVTYTTTGACANSSTQNVTIYASPIVTFTAPSSPVCPNAILTGQGGGTPVGGVYSGPGVTDDGNGTTYTFDAAAAGNGIHTLTYNYTDAGGCSGSATDTVTVDDTTPPTITCPGNISVNNDPGVCGASVTWIAPVGVDNCSGSITTSSHNPGDFFPTGTTTVTYMVTDTNGNTANCSFTVSVIDTEGPVLTCPINFTVSNDPGLCSSVVTYVMPTATDNCALNDILVNGSFETGNFTGWNVIDFTNPFIPYFVGASNNGGGFFPPASPTDGGLLAGNGFDSAGPDTSLLYQEISIPAGATTADLRWDENIDYDLLNFCGGCSDRTYQVQILDATNTVLQVLKTRVLPAGTIDSDNIWVSEFADLSAYAGQTIRIGFWQNTPDTFTGPAKFALDNVTLYTNSSIAVTQTAGLPSGSTFPVGTTTNTFEATDAAGNTSSCSFTITVEDNELPVANCAAPFTIQLDAAGNATIVVGDIENGSTDNCGIATTTIDKSNFSCADVGVNTVTLTVTDTSGNISTCTTVVTVEDNVAPTAVCQPFTAQLDATGNVTITGADVDGGSADACGIASLSVSPNAFTCADVGPNTVTLTVTDVNGNVSTCTTTVTVEDNVAPVANCAAPFTLQLDASGNASITVGDIDAGSTDACGIASTTIDKSTFTCTDVGPNTVTLTVTDVNGNISTCTTTVTVEDSIAPTIICPADITANTDAGDCAATVTFVTPVAFDNCGIASVVQTMGDPSGSSFPVGVNTIEFTATDVNGNTSTCSFTITVTDNEAPVAVCQNITIQLDAAGNATITAADVDGGSTDQCGIGSLSIDVDTFDCSDVGDNNVILTVTDVNGNTSTCTAIVTVEDVTAPMVVCQDITVVLDATGTVTIAGIDVDGGSTDACGIASYDLDIDTFDCSNVGDNIVTLTVTDVNGNTSTCTATVTVEDNTSPVLVCQDFTLELGADGTAVLDPSDVIASNDDACGIFTSAVDITDFDCSDIGAPVTVQVFTIDVNGNLASCTAEVTVVDNLAPVITCPADQTVDPGPGNIFYILPDYFATGEATAIDNCTDPVTITTQSPAAGTPLSDGTYTITFTAEDAYGNVSTCDFELIVESVLGVGDNSYDLGSITMYPVPAKNILNIGNPKLLELEKLEIYDLRGRLVQSADLRAMGNVKTINVDQLAAASYYVKIRGTEGEITKRLLKE from the coding sequence ATGAAAAAAATTACGCAATTTGCAATGGTCATTGCAGTAATATGCTGCACATGGCAAGGTAGTGCGCAGGGAGCTGAAAATAGTGCATACTATCCCGCTTCTTCGAATCTACAAAGAGCTTTGCCCACCAATCCAACAGCTGGACCAATGGGCATTATTCCTATATCTCCAACGGAAGGAAATGAATTTTGCGCCGTTACCCACTTTCCGTATATCACGGAAATTGAGCAGCCCAACGGCCAAATTTTTCGCGGAAGAATTTTAACCGACGATAAAATTACATATTTAGAAACCATTGATGGTTATACGGTAATGCAAGATCCCGCGGATAAGTATTTTAAATATGCCGCTCAAGGGGTTGATGGAGAATTATATCTTTCTAATGTAATTGTTTCTGCTACCAATAGAAGAACCGCACAGGAAATACGAACTTTAAATTCTTTAAATACCCATGCGCGTTATGCAGGGGAACCTTTAAGAGAACGCATAATAAGTGCTAGCGAATCGCGAATTCCATCTGGGGTATCGGTTCAAAGTGTATTTCCTTCCTCAGGGATTAGAAAGTCACTTCTGCTATTAATTGATTACCCAGACCAACTCGCAACCTATACAAATGCAGAGTTTAACAATCTAAGCAATCAAGTTGGTTATAGCGTAAATGGCCAAACAGGAAGTTTTCGCGACTTTTATTTAGCTGCTTCCTATGGAAATCTTACCATTAATACTGATGTTTCAGGATGGTACACTGCCGCAAATAATCGCGCAACCTACGGTGTTGGTAGTTTAGTTGCAAGAAATTTTTTAAATGCGGTACCTCTTATTCGTGAAGCCGTAGATGCCGCTGAAGCTGCCGGCGTTAATTTCGCAGATTATGACGGAGATAATGATAATAATGTTGATGTAGTAATGGTAATTCATTCGGGTCGTGGAGCCGAAGAATCTGCCAATGCGGACGATATTTGGTCGCATAGATGGGTATTAGCTGCTGCCGGTTTACAGGTTACTTACGATGGTAAACAAATTAATGATTATATAATCCAAGCAGAAAAATACGGCCCTGCCAGTATTACAAATATTGGTGTAATGTGCCATGAATTTGGGCACGCATTAGGTCTTCCCGATTTATACGATGCCGACGGAGGTTCAGAAGGATTGGGTAATTGGTGTTTAATGGCTGGTGGAACCTGGAACAATAATGGCAGAACGCCAGCACATCCATCTGTATATTGTAAGGACGAAATGGGCTGGATGACCCCAACCCTACTCACCGGATCCGGAACTATTAACAATATGGATTATTCGCAAAGTTCGGCAGAAGCCTATCGGTTAAATACTGCGGTTGGAACTGAATATTTTTTAATTGAAAACAGACAAAAATTTATTTGGGATGCATTTTTACCTGGGTCAGGAATATGTATTTACCATATAGATAGAGCTACAGGCGATAACACCAACCCAGCTAGATATCGCGTTAATCTTGAACAAGCCGATGGATTGAACAATCTAAATAATAATGTTAATCGAGGCGATACTGGCGACCCATATCCTGGAAGTTCAAACAACACTATATTTAATTGCGTTTCTAATCCAAATTCCAAAACGTACAACGGTAATGAATCTTCTGCAAATGTTTATGGTATTGTTGCACAAGCTGCAAATAAAATGGGGTTTAACTATTTTACGGCTGCCGATTTTACAGCCTTACCAGATATTAGTGTTAATGCTGGTGTACAAACGGGTCTTGGCGGAGGAACACCAGTAGGTGGTGCGTATAGCGGGCCGGGTGTTACCGATGACGGAAATGGTTCAACGTACAGCTTTGATCCTGCCGCTGCCGGGGTTGGAGTTCACACCCTTACTTATACTTTTTCCTTTGCTGGTTCGTGCGCCGATAGTGCTTCCGATACGGTTGAAGTATTACCCGCGGGAGTAACTTTTACGGCACTCGCAGATCTTTGCATAAATGCAGGCGTTCAAACCGGTCTCGGTGGCGGTGCTCCTGCCGGGGGTACTTATAGCGGCCCAGGTGTTTCCGATGACGGAAATGGCTCTACATACAGTTTTAATCCCACCACTGCAGGCGTAGGAACCCATACTTTAACTTATACCCAAGGTGCTTCTTCGGCAACAGACAATGTAGAGGTATTTGCTTTGGATGATGCTTCGTTTAACTATGGTGCTGGCTCGTATTGCGTAAATGCTGCAGATCCCACCCCAACAATTACGGGTTTAGCCGGAGGAACATTCACTAGTACTGCCGGTTTATCGATTAATGCAGCAACAGGAACGATTGATGTTTCTACATCAACACCTGGGGCTTATAATGTTACCTATACAACGGCTGGAACTTGCCCAAATAGTTCTAGTGTGGGGGTTACCATAAATGCGTTGGACGATGCTTCGTTTAACTATAGTGCAGGGTCGTATTGTATAAGTGAACCTGATCCTACACCTACAATTACGGGACTTGGTGGTGGAACTTTCTCGGCTGGAGCCGGATTGTCTCTTAATGCCGCTACAGGTACTATTGATGTTTCTACATCAACCCCTGGGGCATACACAGTTACCTATACAACGGTTGGACCTTGTCCCAATAGCTCTAACGTGGGAGTTACCATAAATACCTTGGATGATGCTTCGTTTAATTATAGTGCTGGCTCATATTGCATAAACGGTGCAGACCCCACTCCCACAATTACAGGTGTAGCCGGAGGAGCATTTTCCAGTACTGCGGGATTATCGATTAATGCAGCAACCGGAACAATAGATGTTTCTGCGTCAACGCCTGGAACATATACAGTAACCTACACAACAACTGGAGCCTGCGCAAATAGTTCAACTCAAAACGTTACCATAAATACGTTGGATGATGCGTCGTTTAACTATAGTGCCGGATCGTATTGCGTAAGTGGTGCAGATCCCACTCCCACAATTACGGGTGTCGCTGGAGGAACTTTTACTAGTACTGCTGGATTATCAATTAATGCAGCAACAGGAACGATTGACGTTTCTGCGTCAACTCTTGGGACATATACAGTAACCTACACAACAACTGGAGCCTGCGCAAATAGTTCAACACAGAACGTTACAATATATGCCTCCCCTATTGTTACCTTTACAGCACCCTCCAGTCCAGTTTGTCCGAATGCAATCTTAACTGGTCAAGGCGGCGGAACTCCAGTTGGCGGTGTATATAGCGGCCCCGGAGTTACAGACGATGGAAATGGAACAACCTATACATTTGATGCTGCGGCTGCAGGAAATGGAATCCACACGCTCACCTATAATTATACGGATGCAGGTGGATGCTCGGGCAGTGCTACAGATACAGTAACAGTTGATGACACCACGCCTCCAACCATTACATGTCCTGGAAATATTAGTGTGAATAATGATCCTGGTGTTTGCGGTGCTTCCGTAACGTGGATTGCTCCAGTAGGCGTAGATAATTGCTCTGGTAGCATAACAACATCCTCGCATAATCCAGGAGATTTTTTCCCAACAGGAACAACCACGGTAACTTATATGGTTACAGATACAAATGGAAACACAGCTAACTGTAGCTTTACTGTAAGCGTAATCGATACAGAAGGACCGGTTTTAACCTGCCCCATAAACTTTACAGTAAGTAATGATCCGGGTCTTTGTAGTTCGGTTGTTACTTATGTTATGCCAACAGCTACAGATAACTGTGCATTAAATGATATACTTGTAAATGGCAGTTTTGAAACAGGCAATTTTACAGGCTGGAATGTAATTGATTTTACAAATCCCTTTATTCCTTATTTTGTTGGTGCATCGAATAATGGAGGAGGCTTCTTCCCACCAGCGTCTCCAACCGATGGAGGACTGCTCGCCGGAAATGGATTCGATTCAGCAGGACCAGATACATCATTGCTATACCAAGAGATCTCTATCCCGGCTGGAGCAACTACTGCCGATTTAAGATGGGATGAAAATATAGATTATGACTTATTAAATTTCTGTGGTGGTTGTTCAGATAGAACTTATCAAGTTCAAATACTAGATGCAACAAACACAGTACTACAAGTACTTAAAACCAGAGTTTTACCCGCTGGAACGATAGATTCTGATAATATTTGGGTAAGTGAATTTGCAGACCTTTCTGCCTATGCCGGTCAAACAATTCGTATTGGCTTTTGGCAAAATACTCCCGACACCTTTACAGGACCTGCTAAGTTTGCTTTAGACAATGTAACCTTATATACAAATTCTTCTATTGCAGTTACTCAAACAGCAGGATTACCTAGCGGTAGCACTTTTCCGGTAGGAACAACAACAAACACTTTTGAGGCAACGGATGCAGCTGGTAATACCTCAAGCTGTAGTTTTACTATTACAGTTGAAGACAACGAATTACCTGTAGCAAACTGTGCAGCGCCATTTACTATACAATTAGATGCAGCCGGAAACGCAACTATCGTTGTAGGTGATATTGAAAATGGAAGCACCGATAACTGCGGTATTGCCACAACTACTATAGATAAATCTAATTTTAGTTGTGCAGACGTGGGAGTCAATACAGTAACACTCACTGTAACCGATACTAGCGGAAATATTTCAACCTGTACAACAGTTGTAACTGTTGAAGATAATGTGGCACCAACTGCCGTATGCCAACCATTTACCGCCCAATTGGATGCCACAGGTAATGTAACAATTACTGGCGCCGACGTTGACGGTGGGTCTGCCGATGCCTGTGGAATTGCTTCACTGTCAGTTTCCCCGAACGCATTTACCTGCGCAGATGTTGGACCAAATACGGTAACACTCACCGTAACCGATGTAAACGGCAACGTTTCAACCTGTACAACAACGGTCACCGTTGAAGATAACGTTGCGCCGGTTGCAAACTGTGCTGCTCCGTTCACCCTTCAGTTGGATGCTTCGGGTAATGCAAGTATTACCGTTGGCGACATTGATGCCGGAAGCACCGATGCCTGTGGCATAGCGAGCACCACGATAGACAAATCCACGTTTACCTGCACGGATGTTGGTCCGAATACGGTAACACTTACCGTAACCGATGTAAACGGCAATATATCAACGTGTACAACAACGGTTACCGTTGAGGATAGCATTGCACCAACAATTATCTGCCCGGCAGACATTACCGCCAACACAGATGCGGGAGATTGTGCTGCAACGGTAACCTTTGTTACTCCGGTGGCTTTCGATAATTGCGGCATTGCAAGCGTCGTCCAAACAATGGGCGATCCAAGCGGAAGCAGTTTCCCGGTTGGCGTAAACACCATTGAATTCACCGCGACCGATGTAAATGGAAACACCAGCACCTGCAGTTTTACTATTACCGTAACGGATAATGAAGCTCCGGTAGCAGTATGTCAGAATATCACTATCCAACTTGATGCAGCTGGTAATGCAACTATTACTGCAGCCGATGTTGATGGAGGAAGTACAGACCAGTGTGGTATTGGTAGCCTATCGATAGATGTTGATACTTTTGACTGTTCTGATGTTGGCGACAACAACGTTATTTTAACAGTAACTGATGTAAACGGAAATACTTCAACTTGTACTGCCATTGTAACTGTTGAAGATGTAACTGCACCAATGGTAGTATGTCAAGATATTACAGTTGTACTCGATGCAACAGGAACTGTAACCATTGCAGGAATAGATGTTGACGGCGGAAGCACCGATGCCTGTGGCATTGCGAGCTACGACCTCGACATAGATACTTTTGATTGTTCAAATGTTGGTGACAATATTGTAACATTAACGGTAACCGATGTAAACGGAAACACGTCAACTTGTACCGCTACGGTAACTGTGGAAGACAATACAAGCCCGGTATTAGTGTGTCAGGACTTTACCCTAGAACTGGGCGCGGATGGTACTGCCGTTCTTGACCCAAGTGATGTGATAGCTTCTAATGACGATGCTTGTGGTATCTTTACTTCAGCTGTAGATATTACCGATTTTGATTGTTCAGATATTGGTGCGCCAGTAACGGTTCAGGTGTTTACAATTGACGTAAATGGCAACCTTGCATCTTGTACAGCAGAGGTTACTGTGGTAGACAACCTTGCACCGGTAATTACGTGTCCTGCAGACCAAACAGTAGATCCAGGACCAGGAAATATATTCTATATCCTTCCAGATTATTTTGCAACGGGTGAAGCTACAGCAATTGACAACTGTACAGATCCAGTTACAATTACAACACAATCTCCTGCAGCAGGAACGCCGCTTTCTGATGGTACGTACACCATTACATTTACCGCAGAGGATGCATATGGAAATGTTTCAACTTGTGATTTTGAACTTATCGTAGAAAGTGTCTTAGGGGTTGGCGATAATAGCTACGACCTTGGAAGCATTACGATGTATCCGGTACCGGCCAAGAATATTCTGAACATCGGCAATCCGAAGTTATTGGAATTGGAGAAACTGGAAATTTACGATCTAAGAGGTAGATTGGTACAAAGTGCAGACCTTCGTGCAATGGGCAATGTAAAAACAATAAACGTTGACCAGCTTGCCGCTGCTTCCTACTATGTAAAAATAAGAGGTACAGAGGGCGAGATAACCAAACGCCTTTTAAAAGAGTAG
- a CDS encoding YqiA/YcfP family alpha/beta fold hydrolase has product MNILYLHGLDGDLAPEKRNILEEYGKVFSPAIDYRTEYNSIELLVEQYRGENIQVVIGSSMGGFVGYYIADAYNLPSLLFNPALHTRSVHQKIPTYKNPYLSFKQIVLGSHDDVINPKSTFAFLSKNLQEHTNYHIYVRQELGHRIPVNVFKEEVASFFGKL; this is encoded by the coding sequence ATGAATATTCTTTATTTGCACGGTTTAGATGGAGATCTAGCTCCTGAGAAAAGAAATATTTTAGAAGAATACGGCAAGGTCTTTTCTCCCGCAATTGATTATAGAACTGAATATAATAGTATTGAACTTTTGGTAGAACAGTACCGCGGTGAAAATATACAGGTGGTTATTGGCAGTAGCATGGGTGGGTTTGTAGGGTATTATATTGCAGATGCGTACAACCTTCCCTCCTTACTTTTTAATCCTGCGCTACATACGCGCTCGGTACATCAAAAAATACCAACATATAAAAATCCGTACCTAAGCTTTAAACAAATTGTACTTGGCAGTCACGACGATGTAATTAATCCCAAAAGTACCTTTGCTTTTCTTTCCAAAAATTTACAGGAACATACCAATTATCACATTTATGTAAGACAAGAACTCGGCCATCGTATTCCCGTAAATGTATTTAAAGAAGAAGTAGCCTCGTTTTTTGGAAAGCTTTAA
- a CDS encoding NAD(P)-dependent oxidoreductase: MSITFAIIKERKNPPDRRVVFSPEKCQEVIRKFPRAKIIVESSDIRIFSDEAYRDAGFEVMDDVSEADVMLGVKEVPVAALIPNKKYFYFSHTIKKQPYNRKLLKAMLDKNIEMFDHETIVNKGNRRLIGFGYYAGLVGAYNGFRGLGLRDKLFELPKVENLRDLEAVKTELDKITIPNIKIILSGTGKVTRGAKEILDHLKIREVTDAKYLNKNFDEPVYCLIDVSEYNKRKDGGTFSKKEFYKDPTNYESDFMKYAKVSDMFITGHFFGNGAPYLFTREDAKHPDFKINLVADVSCDVDGPIACTLRASTIADPFYGYNPNTESETDFNDPEAILVMAVDNLPCELPKDASEGFGEMFLDHVIPAFFNNDKNGILERAKLTTADGKLTPRFAYLQEYVDEAAS, encoded by the coding sequence ATGTCAATAACCTTTGCTATCATCAAAGAACGCAAAAATCCGCCAGATCGTCGGGTTGTTTTTTCACCCGAAAAGTGCCAAGAAGTCATACGGAAATTTCCCCGTGCCAAAATAATCGTTGAAAGTTCCGATATACGTATTTTTTCTGATGAAGCCTATCGCGATGCTGGTTTTGAAGTAATGGATGATGTTTCGGAAGCCGATGTAATGCTGGGCGTAAAAGAAGTTCCCGTAGCTGCTTTAATTCCGAATAAAAAATATTTTTACTTTAGCCATACCATTAAAAAACAGCCCTACAACCGAAAATTGTTGAAGGCAATGCTCGATAAAAATATTGAAATGTTCGATCACGAAACCATTGTAAACAAGGGGAACAGACGTTTAATCGGGTTTGGTTATTACGCCGGCCTGGTGGGCGCATATAATGGTTTTAGAGGTTTGGGTTTACGCGACAAGCTTTTTGAGCTGCCTAAAGTTGAAAATCTTCGCGATTTAGAAGCTGTTAAAACCGAACTTGATAAGATTACCATTCCCAACATAAAAATAATACTATCAGGAACTGGAAAGGTTACGCGCGGTGCAAAGGAAATATTAGATCATTTAAAAATACGCGAAGTAACCGATGCCAAATATCTCAATAAAAATTTTGACGAACCAGTTTACTGCCTGATAGATGTTTCAGAATACAACAAACGTAAAGATGGAGGCACTTTTAGCAAAAAGGAATTTTATAAAGACCCTACCAACTACGAAAGCGATTTTATGAAATATGCCAAAGTGAGCGATATGTTTATAACGGGCCACTTTTTTGGTAATGGGGCGCCGTATTTATTTACTCGGGAAGACGCAAAACATCCGGATTTTAAAATAAACTTGGTGGCCGATGTTTCATGCGATGTAGATGGTCCAATAGCCTGTACACTGCGCGCATCAACTATAGCAGATCCTTTTTATGGGTACAATCCAAATACCGAAAGCGAAACAGATTTTAATGATCCGGAGGCTATACTGGTGATGGCCGTAGATAACCTGCCATGCGAATTGCCAAAAGACGCAAGCGAAGGATTTGGTGAAATGTTCTTGGACCACGTAATTCCTGCTTTTTTTAATAACGATAAAAATGGAATTTTAGAGCGTGCCAAATTAACGACAGCAGATGGAAAGCTAACGCCAAGATTTGCCTATTTGCAAGAGTATGTTGACGAAGCAGCTTCTTAA
- a CDS encoding DUF3857 domain-containing protein yields MNLKSFLIICFTLHFTIGNAQITQSPHIFGEPMASEYAMTSYPLDPEANGVVLYERGNYTVDAADGYIRLFKEVHRKIKVFNAKNFEHSTIEIPYYRENNVRENVKDIKAITHNGKAKVYVSENAIFNTDETDHWSLKKFTFPNVQDGSILEYSYRIETPYFHNLGGWSFMNELPTVYSEFHTEIPGNYTYNRTMYGNRKLDVNHAEIKKNCFLLQGFKVPGDCESATYVMKAVPAFKEEKYMLSGDNYRASIKFELRNAVHVDESKANYSKTWDDVDRTFKYDKNLGRQLKYASYFEEQLPAAIKNMQDDLERAKAVYYFIQKSMAWNNERRILSDIRVKDAFEKKSGNSSEINLSLVNALDAVGLKPKIMLLATRDKAQPTKQYPVLTDFNYAVVYLTINKEKYLLDATDKHAPFGVLPLRLLNIEGRVFDFKNDSFWEPIAPFEKNMHYVNMQLTANDNGEFSGKATEVSTGYIALSKRSDNNNWAKDEVIKRKQSKNEALDITNLKNENETDLDQPYKESYDLSIYEQPVGDKLFVYPFLFQTYFTENPFTKETRAYPIDFGFPVINNYLISIDVADQYKITKTPENKILKLPNNDGEFSVVYDVSGNKVNIRLSVKLNTTAYSTEAYPALRQFFDNLVKIQNEEPIELQKL; encoded by the coding sequence ATGAATTTAAAATCATTCCTCATTATTTGTTTCACCCTACATTTTACAATTGGAAACGCACAAATTACCCAATCGCCACATATTTTTGGCGAACCCATGGCTTCCGAATACGCAATGACGAGCTATCCTTTAGATCCTGAAGCAAACGGAGTGGTACTCTATGAAAGAGGAAATTACACCGTTGATGCCGCCGATGGTTATATTCGACTTTTTAAAGAAGTACACCGAAAGATTAAGGTTTTTAATGCAAAAAATTTTGAGCACAGCACGATTGAAATTCCATATTATCGCGAAAACAATGTTCGCGAAAATGTGAAAGATATAAAAGCCATTACCCATAACGGTAAGGCTAAAGTTTATGTGAGCGAGAACGCCATTTTTAACACAGATGAAACCGATCATTGGTCGCTTAAAAAATTTACCTTTCCAAATGTTCAGGATGGTAGTATTCTGGAATATTCCTATAGAATTGAAACCCCTTATTTTCACAATTTGGGAGGTTGGTCTTTTATGAATGAACTACCAACGGTTTATTCTGAATTTCACACCGAAATACCCGGAAATTACACTTATAACCGCACCATGTACGGCAATAGAAAACTCGATGTAAACCACGCCGAAATAAAAAAGAATTGTTTTTTATTGCAGGGTTTTAAAGTGCCTGGCGACTGCGAATCTGCTACCTATGTAATGAAAGCAGTACCAGCTTTTAAAGAAGAAAAGTACATGCTTTCGGGCGATAATTATAGAGCCTCTATAAAATTTGAACTGCGCAACGCTGTTCATGTTGACGAAAGCAAAGCCAATTATTCAAAAACCTGGGACGATGTAGATCGCACTTTTAAATACGATAAAAATTTAGGGCGCCAGTTAAAATACGCCAGTTATTTTGAAGAACAACTGCCCGCAGCCATTAAGAATATGCAAGACGATCTGGAGCGTGCAAAAGCAGTGTATTATTTTATTCAAAAAAGCATGGCTTGGAATAACGAAAGACGAATTTTAAGCGATATTCGTGTAAAGGATGCTTTCGAAAAAAAATCTGGAAATAGTTCCGAAATAAATCTAAGCTTAGTAAATGCGCTGGATGCAGTAGGGCTCAAACCAAAAATCATGTTGCTGGCCACTCGAGATAAAGCACAACCTACCAAACAATACCCAGTGTTAACAGACTTTAATTATGCGGTAGTTTATTTAACTATTAATAAAGAAAAGTATTTATTGGACGCCACAGACAAACACGCCCCATTTGGAGTGCTGCCCCTTCGTTTATTAAATATTGAAGGACGCGTATTCGATTTTAAAAATGATAGTTTTTGGGAACCTATTGCACCTTTTGAAAAAAACATGCATTACGTTAATATGCAATTAACTGCCAATGATAATGGTGAATTTTCAGGGAAGGCAACCGAAGTTTCTACCGGCTATATTGCTCTTTCCAAAAGAAGCGATAACAATAACTGGGCAAAGGATGAAGTAATTAAAAGAAAACAGAGCAAAAATGAGGCTTTAGATATTACAAATCTAAAAAATGAAAACGAAACAGATTTAGACCAACCTTATAAGGAAAGTTACGATCTTAGTATCTACGAGCAACCTGTGGGCGATAAATTATTTGTGTACCCATTTTTATTTCAAACGTATTTTACCGAAAATCCGTTTACTAAAGAAACCCGTGCATACCCGATAGATTTTGGTTTTCCTGTGATTAATAATTACTTAATTTCTATAGATGTTGCAGACCAATACAAAATAACCAAAACCCCCGAAAACAAAATTTTAAAGCTTCCCAATAACGATGGTGAATTTTCGGTGGTGTACGATGTATCTGGCAATAAAGTGAATATTAGGTTAAGCGTAAAACTAAATACAACCGCCTATTCTACGGAAGCATACCCTGCATTGCGCCAGTTTTTTGACAATTTGGTAAAAATTCAAAATGAAGAGCCCATTGAACTTCAGAAGCTATAA